The Prionailurus bengalensis isolate Pbe53 chromosome E4, Fcat_Pben_1.1_paternal_pri, whole genome shotgun sequence region CCCATCCTCACAACCCCATGTACAATTTCATCAGCATCGTCGCCTTCCTGGGGATCCGGTACATGACAGCCACCATCCCCAAGATGCTCTCCAACCTCATCTGCGAGAAGAAGACCATCTCCATTACTGGCTGCCTCCTGCAGATGTACTTCTTCCATTCACTGGGAAATCCCGAGGGGATGCTGTTGACCACCATGGCCATTGACAGGTCCGTGGCCATCTGCGACCCTCTCCGCTACCAGATGATCCTGACCCCCCGGCTGTGTGCTCAGCTCTCTGCCGGCTCCTGCATCTTGGGTCTCCTCATCCTGCTTCCTGAGATTGTGATGATTTCCACACCACTTCTCTGTGGGCCCGACCAAATCTGTCAAATCTTCTGTGACTTGGTCCTCATGCTGAGCCTGGCCTGTACAGACACGTCCACGATTCTGGTTGAAGATGTGATCCATGCTGTGGCCATCATCGTTACCGTCCTAATCATTGCCCTGTTCTCTATCAGGATGGTCACTGTGGTTCTGAGGATCCCCTCTGCTGAGGGTCGGCAAAAGGCCTTTTTTACCTGTGCAGGCCATCTTGCTGTGTCCCTGATTTTCTTCGGCCACGTATCCCTCATGTACTCACGATTCAATGCCACCTATCCCCCAGTCCTGGACACCACAATTGCACTGATGTTTACTATCCTTGCCCCCTTCTTCAATCCCGTCATCTATAGTCTGAGAAACAAGGACATGAAGAACGAGATTAGGACACTGTTCCACCTTTGGAAAACGTTCGACACGTTTGGAGGTTAATTCTGAGCCACAAATCTCCCCCCGTCTTACTGTTTTCtgtaacagattaaaaaaaatgtggggcgcctgggtggcgcagtcagttaagcgtccgacttcagccaggtcacgatctcgcggtccgtgagttcgagccccgcgtcgggctccgggctgatggctcagagcctggagcctgtttccgattctgtgtctccctctctctctgcccctcccccgttcatgctctgtctctctctgtcccaaaaataaataaacgttgaaaaaaaaattaaaaaaaaaatgaaaccactcTATACATAGTTCTTTGTCACACTGAACTTTCTGTCTGTTCTCCTCATTATTTTCCCTGATATCTAGGAAAACACATTTATACTCTAGGTCATAGCTATTAACACTGATGTATATACGGTCAAGAACCTTATTATGGGGTTgatttgcttgctttcttctgaACGGTTGTAATTAAAGGAAAGCTCGCTCATCACTCCAGAAGGTGGCTGTGTGCTTCAGGCAATAGATCTCGGGAAAGTTCTCTATTTCATTATGGATCATGGATTACCTGATTAGGTTTGTTGCGagtagatatctttttttttaagtttttgaaattaatttatgtattttgagagagaaagagagcacaagcaggggggaggcacagagagagagagagactgtatcCCAAGCACTCCctgcactgttagcacggagctTGATATGGAGCTCATACtcacgaatggcaagatcatgacctgagccaaaaccaagagtcagatgcttaactgagtgagccatctgggagccccaggaagcagatatcttaaaataatgataataataataataatacttacagAAGTAAAGTATACTTTCATTTTTAGTTATGTAATTCGTTCTTCATTAGAATAATAAGCGTATACATTTAGTAAGACTAAATGATTCCTGTTGCCAGACATGTTCATAAGAAACCTACCATGTAGGATACTGTTGACACATATACACTTCagtacacacagatacacacagagaggAACGTTAGTTATTGCTGGTCTTCCCAGGGCTAagcatcttcattttcttcaacACAAAAGTCTTCTTTGCATCTATGGAATGGCCGCTTCAAATAACATGATTCATTTGACTTTCTAACCGAACAGCTCTAAAGAAACTTTTCCTCTCCTTGCCATATCCAGTGCTGTTGCCTGAAGTTTCTATCATAATTCATGTACAGCTCTTATAATTATCTTCATAAAACACACGTACAAAAATTTTGgtataaaaatagcaattttatcCTGTGTACTGAAATTTCCTTCCCCAACAGTCCAATAAAACAGCCCAAACCACGTGGATATTAATTTCTTTAGAGACCCAAAAGGCGCACAAAACACGAAACAACCCCACCTAGCTTACATCACAAGCAtccttccgggggggggggggggggagaaaaaaacctcTGTAAgtcctgaaaaacaaagaaaggtgaAGTCAAtagacaaaatgtaaataatctcTTAAAGTCATAGTATATACGACACAAAATTTAAGGGAATTCGGTACAGGCAAGAGAAGGCCCTATCTGGGAAATATTTTGCAGGAATCTTTTTTGATAAAAGTGTTggaaattccaggggcgcctgggtggctcagttggctaagcatccagcttcagctcaggtcatgatctcgtggtttgtgagttcaagccccgcgtcaggctctgtgctgacagctcaggagcctggagccagcttcagaatctgtgtctccctctctctctgcccctcccctgctcacgttctgtctctctctgtctctcaaaaaataaacattaaaaaattttttttcaagtgttgaaAATTCCAAACAGAAGTTGGATTTTGATAGATATGCATTGGGATGGGGGCTCATGAATGGGTATCTGGAATGTTTCTGTTTATCAGGTGGGGACTTTACCTCTTCAACTCCTGGGTTTCCTTTGGTGGATGGCACGTGAAGTGAAGTTGGGACATCTTTGCCTCAAAAGTCTGAGTTTAGGATTCCACAACCAACAGAGAAGAGGCACATTAGTGGCTGTGTGTCATCGACTTGTTTTGAGTCCCATCAAGGAAACCATTTAAATTAAAGGGCCGCTGacaaaagcagctggaaatgGAGAGGGGGCCTGGGATGCAGTCACATACAAACTTCAGTCCTACTCGGCCTCCAAAGCCAAACCCCGTGATTTTGAACTTGCGCCACGCTAATCGTAAATAACGAACACAAACAAAAGCAGATAAGGAAACAAGAAATTATCCAACAACACCTGTTCTCGACTTAGGATTGCACTTCACAGCTTCACCGTAGCCTCGCCAGAAAATTTGTATTCCTGTTCCGTGGGCAGCCAGAATTCAAACGGTCATATTCGCATTCCTGAGTTTGCAGGAGCAGGCATTGGAAAGACAAATGCACCACGAGGGCAGGAGGATCCACAGAAGTGGAGGACGTGTGATGCATCCCAGCGGCTCTCCCACATACAAACGCTTGCTATTGTCAATTAAGTATCGGATAACTTTCCATCCTGaaggaaaccaaataaaaagGTTTCAAAATGCTTCCGCCAATCTAAAAGTGTACTTATTCCTCCAAGTGTCACAAAGGGCTTCATATACCCaactgtttatatttttcatgtggTACATTTGAAAAAGAGCAGggagaagaattttatttttttatttttttatttgtttgcttcagAAAGCAACAaatcagagaatcagagaatAAAGAGACTGTGCAAGTATGTTTCTCCACGTTGCTACCATTGGTGCCTGTTTGCCAACTGGACGTTCACTTGGGTTGCAGTGGGGCAACTCTTGACAATTCAAGTCCACGGTGAAGGCTGGTCTGTTAGGTTAACAAAGGGGGCACTATGGTCATTCAACTATTTCCATTTCTAGATTTCCTAACACCTGGATAAGGACAAATACAGacaaattaaacatttcttttctctttatttaaaagttttatttatttattcagagagagagagagagagagagagagagagaatcccaagcaggctctgtgctatcagcacagagaccaacgcagggctcaaactcacaaactgtgagatcatgacctgagctgaagccgagaGTAAGactcttaaccaattgagccacccaggcaccccaacatttctttttcttaaagtaaagTAAGTCACTTTCCGTTCTTGTTAATTTATGCATTTTctcatagaaataattttatttctagaaacagATGCACCGCAGATTATATCTGTAAAGCAAACTTGCCAAATGTTGCTGATACTAAAAATCAGGTTAGTTTTcatggggggggggaatagaCAATCTAGATAAAACTGCATATTCAAGGGagcatataaatatttcttagcGATAAGATTTTGGTACTACACTCGAGAGAaacatgaagggaaaaaaatcttccctGATAATTTTCAgtggttaaaaataaacatatcttaCACAGTCATCgttaatatgaatttatttttaaaaagtattctaagTCACCAAATTCCATGATTAGAGATGAGAAGTCCTTCTTCCTAACATTGTGCATTCTTGAGCCAGGCTCCGTAACCACATTCACACGAAAGACGTGACCCCATCGCTTTGCTACCGTATCAGGAAACTTCTAAGATATTTTCCGTAAGAATGGTGAATAGAAAACGAATTAATATATATGTTGTTGTATTTGGCAATGTTTGCAACACACTGTGAACGAAATGGTATACAAAACCAATCTTTCATATATTTgtggggaaaaatagaaaattaaagaattcaTCAGAATCCATAGGAATAATTTGAAGGAGAGCCCCATATATGTTGCTGGAaggaaaaaggtgggggggggggtggtttccaTTGTCTTCTTTAGTACTGGCTCACTTTTCCAAACGACGTGTTTTCccagaaattgttttcttttttcttcactacTTTATCCATGATACTTAACATGCCAGTAAATCACCTTCAATGctgttccatttttaatttttttaaaatgtttttatttatttttgagagggagagagatggagcatgagcagggaggagcagagagagaggaagacacagaatccacagcaggctccaggctctgagctgtcagcacagagcccgatgtggggctcgaactcgtgacccacaagatcatgacgtgagccaaatttggatgcttaactgactgagccacccaggcactctaacACTGTTctatttcttgtgtgtttttgtgAGGGTAGAGTCCTATCAAAGCTGTTCTTTGTATGGAACCCTCTCAATTCCATACCGAGATGGGAACTGACTGGTTAAATCGTAACCAGTAACAAGAAAATGGTGGTAACAATGGTCACCAGGATCTGTGAGCCTTCCTTGGGACACTGATTCTCCTCTGACCTGAAGATCTAATGAGAAGACAGGGCAGGGGTGTCTGATAATTGACCCCATGAGGGAACAGATTGCTTTCTACTTATTACCGAGGGATAAAACCTCAGTGGAGTTCATTTTCCCTTTGGTGTCTTTGGTAGGATGGCTATAACAACACTTCCAGAGACAGTGGAAGAACATTCGGCAATGCAGAGACCCAGGGAAAAGGAAGAGCCCTCTGGTATTCTGCAGAGGTGAGTTTAGGGTCACTGAGGGCTGGGGAGAAATTATCCATTTTCTTTGCTAAGGATGAAACACATTCTAAAGACTCAGTGAAGATCTGGGGAGGCTTGAACTTGGGCATTGGACTAGGGCTTCTGAGAAAGTTCCATCTTTGGAATTCTGGGCTCTGCATATTTTCAATCAGAAATTATATCCAGTTATTCAGACCATGTGATGGTCCAAGACATGAATGCTCATCCTCTCTTCTCTACCTGCCTTGCTTCTGGATTTTTCTGGCTTTAATGGTGTTTGCAAGTCAGATCCAAACCTAGTCATTACAAAAGAAACTACTTTCAAGTGCTTGATATATACTAGGGGTCGTGAAAGACAAAGGCTCATCCTGCCCAAATggaagctcacagtctagtgaaGTTAAACAGAGAACAAGAATTGCAGTGAAACTTCATCAAGTTAATGGTAGGGGCCCTGCCGAAGACACAGAGATGAGAATAAACCCAGAGgcgtgtgtatacatgtgtgtgtgcatatgtgaatgtgaatgtggGGAAGGACATGAGCGCACTTCTGACAGGAGGCAGTGGCTGAGCTGAAACCCAAAGGAAGCCAGAAGCATCCTGGTGAAGAAAAGCGAGTCCGAATGCCTTCCCAAAAGAGTGTTGGCCTTCACAAGGCAATGATCTCGGAGAATTGGAGGTAGACCCTGAAATCTGCCATCATGCAGGAGGAGGGAGTGGCAGGTGGGGATATGCTGGGTGTGCGGATCTGAAGTCTGGAAACACACCTGTGCTGGAGACAGAGGCTTGATGCCTATGTATTGCTCATCCACAGACAGTGAGGAAAGACAGGACCTCAGGGGCCACAGCAGAAACTTGCCATACACAGCCATGTAccgaatgggtaaagaagatgggTCCATAACACATAGAAGGAAACAATGATATAGTGAACACACGAGAAGAAGCCTCCATATAGGAACAGGGTGAACCTGGAGTGGGGTTGCATGAGAGCCAAGGGAGAAAAATCTTCAAGTAGCGGTAATCAGGAGTTTCTGGCGCAAAAGGGTAGTCATAATATAATAACCGAAACGTTTATGTTGCTTTGCAGTTATCATGTCACTGACACATAGGACAAAATGTCTTCTGTAAGTGGAAGTAAAGAAAGAATTCACACAGCAAATGGTTGAGGAGTGAACAAGATCTGAACGAGATACTGTTAATATTACTGTTTCAGAAAGCCGATCTCggaaagaaatgagaacagaTATTGATCATGAATGCCAGGGGCGTTGATACATTAACTCATGTAATACAACTCCGATTGGACAAATAGGTTTTCACCTACAGAAGAAGATGCTGAATCTCAGAGAGATTGTGGGACTTGCCCATTATCGCCCAACTAATAGGCAGCAGGATGAGAATTCAGGCTCAGTATGTTCGATATGTTCGATTTGAACCCTGCCTGTACTAATCATTAGCTATACTGTCTCCCAAATAAAGATTGCAGATACAGGCAAGCCACTGGTCATTTTGAACTGAGGAAGTGTCAAAACACACGCAAAAAAATGCCACGTAACCAAAATACTGTTTATGTTTACACTGCATCGACTTCCTTCTCTGTTAGTTGGGTATAACCTCTCCCTTATTCACAGGAAGCTCTTCTGGGGATAATGGAGAGTGAAAATCTATCAGCCGTGACTGAATTCATCTTCACTGGCTTCCCGCAGCTCCAAGATGGCGGCCTCCTGTacttcttccccctccttttcGTCTACACCTTTATTGTCGTCGGGAACCTGATGGTCTTCTTTGCTGTCCGGCTGGACACCCGTCTCCACAACCCCATGTACAATTTCATCAGTATCTTCTCATTTCTGGAGATCTGGTACACCACGGCCACCATCCCCAAGATGCTCTCCAATCTGATCAGCAGCCAAAAGACCATCTCCTTGACTGGCTGCCTCTTGCAAATGTACTTCTTCCATTCACTCGGAAACACTGAAGGAGCCTTGCTGACCATCATGGCCATCGACAGGTACCTTGCCATCTGCAACCCTCTTCACTACCTGACCATCATGACCCCCCGACTATGCGCTCAGCTTTCTGCAGGCTCTTGtgtctttggtttcctcatccttCTACCTGAGGTTGTATGGATTTCTACCCTACCTTTCTGTGGCCCCAACCAAATCCATCAGATCTTCTGTGATTTCGGTCCATTATTAAATTTAGCCTGTACGGATGCCTCTGTGACCCTAGTGCAAGACGTGATTCATGCTTCGGCCATTCTGATGACGAGTCTGATTATTTCCCTTTCGTACATCAGAATTGTGGTTGTTATCCTGGGCATCCCTTCAGCGGAGGGTCGTAAAAAGGCCTTCTCCACCTGCGTCGCCCACATTGCCGTCTTCCTGATGTTTTTTGGCAGTGTGGCCCTCATGTATCTCAGATTCTCTGCCACGTATACGCCGTTCTGGGACACAGCCATTGCTGTAAcattctctgtcctttctccccttttcAATCCCATGATATACAGCCTGAGAAATAATGATATGAAAGATGCTATTAAGAAGCTCCTTTGCCCTCAAAAGGTGTTTCGTGTACGTGGTAGGTAACTTAGGAAGCAGTCTTCTATATGGATGGAACTTCTTCGCAAAATACCGACCCCACAAACACGAGAACTGAAAAGAATTATGCAAGTAGTCCAAATTTCTTCTCCATGAGTTGGTGAGAAGACTGACAGAGAAAGTCCTATGAGGACTTACAGAGACggcaaaaatactgttttcttttctgtatctctCATTTTGtgcatttgattttaatttgctcttttacTTCAAGGCGGTTAattgtataaatattaataatactcATAGGTATTACCTTTCTTGGGTATCGAATCTCTTTACAAAGCTCCCAGTGACCTGATGGAGCCCATGGAGCCCACTCCCCATGACACTAAGGTGACGGGTCCAAGTTCTTTCTGGAAGCTACTGGACATTAAGCAGAAGCAAGAGCCTCTGGCACCCAGACCATAGACTGGATCCCCCATCTTTGCTTCCTTTCCAGTCAGCCTTGCTGGTATTTTTAAGATCTACATACTGGGGTGCTCTGTATGTGACGCTGTCGTGAACAGGGGCATCACAGATGATGTGCAGTTGTGTTAACCCCGTAACTGTGAAAAGCAACTGAGTAGATCGGATCCCTCCCCATGGGAACTTAGCATCTCACGTAGGATCAGTGTGAGAAAATGTTGACATAATAAATGCATATGTTTACATCTATAGGCAATGAAATTTATTGATGATTTGATCCACCCCTCTAAGAAATTGTCTCTTTTCCGGTATCAgtgctaaaatatatattttgtgtagcAGTTTTCCTCTAATACCTATGTGACTtggtaataaaaaatgtttaattcaaaattatatacTAAAACTTATTCATGTTTCTACAAAGTACTTAGAGCCATCAGTTTAATTATGGCAAAAAATGGATTGGATATgcaaattatttctctcttttgaacCTTTATATTGTTTCCTGGCtatcaccattctttttttttttttaatatttattttattttttttttttttaaatttttttttttcaacgtttatttatttttgggacagagagagacagagcatgaacgggggaggggcagagagagagggagacacagaatcggaaacaggctccaggctctgagccatcagcccagagcctgacgcggggctcgaactcccggaccgcgagatcgtgacctggctgaagtcggacgcttaaccgactgcgccacccaggcgcccaatatttattttattttttaagagagagagagagacaaacagaatgcgagcaggggaggggcagagagagagggagacacagaatccgaagcagactccaggctccgagctgtcagcccagagcctgatgcggggcttgaacccatgcaccctcagatcatgacctgagccaaagtcggacgctcaaccgactgagccacccaggtgcccctggctatCACCATTCTTATAAATATggcaattatctttttttttttttgcataaagttctttccattttcaaaaacttCTGTCTCAAGACAAATTTCAAGAAGTTGACTCACTAAAGTAACATGCGCTGATATGTTTATAGCTGTTggtaaaaatattgtttttgcaAACGGTTGCACTAGTGCATTGATGGGGCACTTTCGGTACAACTTTGATTACATGGATTAAGAAGTCGAGCTGCTCTGCGAAGCTGCCAATTCTATCACGGACAAGGCGAAATTGTAGCATGACTGTAATAAAGGGTAGTGATAAGTTGCAGTGATCAACTGAGTTATTAGTCCCGATTCTTCACATCCCCGTAATGGAATTACAAGTTCACAAATCTTCAGGGTGGGTGGTGTATACTTTTCTGCCCCATAACTTTggattgccttttttctttttctttttcttttctttctttctttctttcttttttttttttttttttgactattgGGATGTCAGTGGACATTACGGGGGTTGAATCGATGCCTTTGTGGTTGGGTTCGCTCTGGTAGCTGCTTTTCTGGCAGGATTGGACTCATGAGGCCGTGTGCCTGGGAGCCCCTGGTGCAGAGAATTAGAGACATGGGGGGCTGATCTGCCCAAAGCCTGGTGCCTGGAGTCCAGAACCAGAACCCAAAGCCAGGAGTCCAGCCTAAGTCACCTTCTTGCAGCTGACGAGCAGACTCATCAGTAGGAGGctaaatgattattgttttaatatccaTGTGTGAAACACTTCACAAGTTACTGCGTTCTGCTGTGCGTGGGCTTTGTCTGGCACCGTACCAGCCCGGAATTGTCGAAATTTAATAACTAGTCCTTACTGTCTGAATCTTAAGATTGTCTTTTGGGTTGTAAGTATTTTAGAATCGTATtgttaattatttcttaataattctataattttcagaaacATTATCTGCATCAAATGTGTAATTATTTAACCATGCCACctggttgtgtgtgtgcatatgtgtgtgtgtgtgtatgcatgcgtgGGAAAGATATTTTACACATTAAATGGATTTTTgcgggggacgcctgggtggctcagtcggttaagcgccagactt contains the following coding sequences:
- the LOC122475944 gene encoding olfactory receptor 6K3-like, whose amino-acid sequence is MGRGNLSAVTEFIFTGFPQLQDGGLLYFFPLLFVYTFIVVGNLMVFFAVRLDTHPHNPMYNFISIVAFLGIRYMTATIPKMLSNLICEKKTISITGCLLQMYFFHSLGNPEGMLLTTMAIDRSVAICDPLRYQMILTPRLCAQLSAGSCILGLLILLPEIVMISTPLLCGPDQICQIFCDLVLMLSLACTDTSTILVEDVIHAVAIIVTVLIIALFSIRMVTVVLRIPSAEGRQKAFFTCAGHLAVSLIFFGHVSLMYSRFNATYPPVLDTTIALMFTILAPFFNPVIYSLRNKDMKNEIRTLFHLWKTFDTFGG
- the LOC122476255 gene encoding olfactory receptor 6K3-like — translated: MESENLSAVTEFIFTGFPQLQDGGLLYFFPLLFVYTFIVVGNLMVFFAVRLDTRLHNPMYNFISIFSFLEIWYTTATIPKMLSNLISSQKTISLTGCLLQMYFFHSLGNTEGALLTIMAIDRYLAICNPLHYLTIMTPRLCAQLSAGSCVFGFLILLPEVVWISTLPFCGPNQIHQIFCDFGPLLNLACTDASVTLVQDVIHASAILMTSLIISLSYIRIVVVILGIPSAEGRKKAFSTCVAHIAVFLMFFGSVALMYLRFSATYTPFWDTAIAVTFSVLSPLFNPMIYSLRNNDMKDAIKKLLCPQKVFRVRGR